A single genomic interval of Spirosoma linguale DSM 74 harbors:
- a CDS encoding Uroporphyrin-III C/tetrapyrrole (Corrin/Porphyrin) methyltransferase (PFAM: Uroporphyrin-III C/tetrapyrrole (Corrin/Porphyrin) methyltransferase~KEGG: vha:VIBHAR_00892 corrin/porphyrin methyltransferase), with the protein MKLYLVPTPIGNLDDITLRAIKVLQSVDSILAEDTRTSGVLLRHLNISKPLHSYHIFNEHQTVQRLISQLKEGKTLALVSDAGTPGISDPGFLLVRECIKNEITVECLPGPTAFVPALVNSGLPNDRFTFEGFLPHKKGRQTRLAELAGEERTMVFYESPHRLLKTLQQFADVFGPDRPASVSRELTKMFEENQRGALSELIAYFAQKTIKGELVVCVQGKEPSRGKAKRVYDTELDDTEKEDEDE; encoded by the coding sequence ATGAAATTGTACCTTGTGCCGACGCCCATCGGTAACCTTGACGACATCACACTCCGGGCTATTAAAGTCCTGCAAAGTGTCGACTCCATTCTGGCCGAAGACACCCGTACGTCGGGTGTACTGCTGCGCCATTTGAACATTAGCAAACCACTGCACAGCTATCATATCTTCAACGAACACCAAACCGTTCAGCGGTTGATTAGTCAGTTGAAAGAAGGCAAAACACTGGCGCTGGTTTCTGATGCGGGTACGCCGGGTATTTCAGATCCGGGTTTTCTGCTCGTTCGTGAATGCATCAAGAATGAAATAACGGTCGAGTGCCTCCCCGGACCTACCGCCTTTGTTCCCGCCCTTGTCAACTCCGGCTTACCCAACGACCGGTTTACCTTCGAGGGCTTTTTACCGCACAAAAAAGGACGGCAAACCCGATTGGCTGAACTGGCCGGGGAAGAGCGGACGATGGTTTTTTATGAATCGCCCCACCGGCTGTTGAAAACCCTGCAACAGTTTGCCGATGTGTTCGGACCCGACCGACCGGCCAGTGTTTCGCGGGAGCTTACCAAGATGTTTGAAGAAAATCAGCGAGGGGCGTTGTCCGAACTAATTGCTTATTTTGCCCAGAAAACCATTAAAGGTGAACTAGTCGTTTGTGTGCAGGGTAAAGAACCAAGCCGGGGCAAGGCTAAACGAGTGTATGATACTGAACTTGATGATACTGAAAAGGAGGATGAAGATGAATAA
- a CDS encoding hypothetical protein (KEGG: smt:Smal_1348 hypothetical protein), translating to MNNWLVAAGIGQGNGKLFCKLLTILVVLLGSHQASFSQTLSPSARVSLITYGPGDDDISSSFGHTEIRFVDPALSMDQDYSYGGFDYRADSFILKFLRGTLPYYVSVYNINQVAYYYQQTNRSIREQQLNLSPTQRQRLFDALQKNYLPENREYRYKFYYDNCATRPRDMIVETCGDSLLIPSRDRMTGKSYRDWMNDYLNEKPWYQLGMNLAIGWPANEQTDGWRAMYLPDQVHDQFNKATIRQSNGQLIPLVQSDQTLFAAQKTFRQQVPIFFDPDVVFTILGIIIAVFTIRRYVTNGKVDRWLDRFLFSICGFMGWFLVLLWAIRDDGVTGWNPTLLFLMPLHLPLIYWATSSTATAKRRTTYFGITTVLLVISMFLSKIPGGVDIVFPLTLLVRCIVNMQPVRQGRQTPVRVA from the coding sequence ATGAATAACTGGCTGGTCGCTGCAGGTATAGGGCAGGGGAACGGAAAGCTTTTTTGTAAACTGCTGACAATACTGGTCGTATTGTTAGGCAGTCATCAGGCATCATTCAGTCAGACGTTATCCCCTTCGGCACGGGTCAGCCTGATTACGTACGGGCCGGGGGATGACGACATTTCGTCGTCGTTCGGGCATACTGAAATACGCTTTGTCGATCCGGCGCTGAGCATGGACCAGGATTATAGTTATGGCGGATTTGACTACCGGGCCGATTCGTTTATTCTTAAATTTCTGCGGGGTACGCTCCCTTATTATGTGTCTGTTTATAATATAAATCAGGTCGCTTACTACTACCAGCAGACAAACCGCAGCATTCGGGAACAGCAGCTAAACCTGTCGCCAACCCAGCGGCAACGGCTTTTTGACGCCCTGCAAAAGAATTACCTGCCCGAAAACCGGGAGTATCGCTACAAGTTTTATTACGATAACTGCGCTACCCGGCCCCGCGACATGATCGTCGAAACCTGTGGCGATAGCCTGCTAATTCCGTCCCGCGATCGGATGACGGGTAAGTCGTACCGCGATTGGATGAACGACTACCTTAATGAAAAGCCCTGGTATCAGCTGGGGATGAATCTGGCCATTGGCTGGCCCGCCAACGAGCAGACCGACGGCTGGCGGGCCATGTACCTGCCCGATCAGGTACACGACCAGTTTAACAAAGCGACCATACGTCAGTCGAACGGGCAGTTGATTCCGTTGGTGCAAAGCGACCAGACGTTGTTTGCTGCACAGAAGACCTTTCGTCAGCAGGTCCCCATTTTTTTCGACCCCGACGTTGTATTCACCATACTGGGCATCATCATTGCGGTATTTACGATTCGGCGGTACGTGACAAACGGGAAGGTTGACCGTTGGCTCGACCGGTTTCTGTTCAGCATTTGTGGGTTTATGGGCTGGTTTCTGGTGCTGCTGTGGGCAATCCGGGATGATGGCGTTACCGGCTGGAATCCAACCCTGTTGTTTCTGATGCCGCTGCATCTGCCACTAATCTACTGGGCAACCAGTTCGACCGCTACTGCCAAACGCCGGACGACGTACTTCGGAATTACCACGGTGCTGCTTGTAATCAGCATGTTTCTGTCGAAAATTCCGGGGGGCGTCGATATTGTTTTCCCGCTGACACTGCTGGTTCGGTGCATTGTCAATATGCAGCCTGTGCGTCAGGGGCGGCAAACGCCTGTGCGGGTTGCCTGA
- a CDS encoding DNA topoisomerase (ATP-hydrolyzing) (KEGG: dps:DP2281 DNA topoisomerase IV subunit A~PFAM: DNA gyrase/topoisomerase IV subunit A~SMART: DNA gyrase/topoisomerase IV subunit A) yields MINEENEQPLEDDNQQPEVNPSAEGTDLTDDLVPEEQPIDTKTEVLHDQTVVSGLYENYFLDYASYVILERAVPAVEDGLKPVQRRILHALKEMDDGRFNKVANVIGQTMQFHPHGDASIGEALVNIGQKELLFDTQGSWGDVRTGDGAAAPRYIEVRLSKFAQDAIYNDKTTEWQLSYDGRKREPITLPVKFPLLLAQGVEGIAVGLSTKILPHNFNELIDASINILKDKPVSLFPDFQTGGLIDVSNYNDGHRGGKVRVRAKIEEVDKKILAIRDVPYGVTTSQLIDSIVKAAELGKIRIKAPSRNVAAVVDNTAKDVEILVHLQPGVSPDVTIDALYAFTDCEVSISPNACVIIGDKPHFVSVTDILRVNTHQTVHLLQRELEIRRSELMERLLYSSLEKIFIENRIYRKIEECETFEAVLEAIDKALKPHKKLFYRVITQDDLIRLTEIKIKRISKYDGFKAEELMRRLEQELAETEDNLANITRFAIAYYKDLQKKYGKGRERKTEIRAFNTIAASVVAAANQKLYVDREGGFIGYGLKKDEYVSDCSDIDDIIIFRRDGKCMVVKIAEKVFVGKDIVYVSVFKKNDERKIYNLVYLDGKSGISMAKRFPVTGVTRDREYDLTMGNPKSKLTYFSANDNGEAEVITINLTAQCTAKIKQFDFDFASVGIKNRSAQGNILTKYPVRKITQKSGGVSTLGGVDIWYDEHLGRLNRDERGRLLGNFDAKDCILVVYKDGLYELTSFDLTNRYEPNEIAILVKFEPDTVLSAVYYEANQKAWYVKRFKVETTTIDKKFNFIGDVKGSKNLAVTADRYPRIEITHQVKDRGPLEKMVLEPEGFIDIRGWKALGKILPFAKVKDVKLLAPKVVKEPVSPELIIVTDPVTAPEAEEKESIQLGLFS; encoded by the coding sequence ATGATAAACGAAGAAAATGAACAACCGCTAGAGGACGATAATCAGCAGCCAGAGGTTAACCCATCTGCCGAAGGCACCGACCTGACTGACGACCTTGTACCGGAAGAGCAACCAATTGACACGAAAACTGAAGTGCTACACGACCAGACGGTCGTGTCGGGCTTATACGAAAATTACTTTCTTGATTATGCATCGTACGTCATCCTCGAACGGGCGGTCCCAGCTGTAGAAGATGGACTGAAACCTGTTCAGCGCCGGATTCTTCATGCGCTGAAGGAGATGGATGATGGTCGCTTTAACAAGGTGGCCAACGTTATCGGGCAAACGATGCAGTTTCACCCCCATGGCGATGCATCCATCGGGGAAGCCCTGGTCAACATCGGCCAGAAAGAACTGCTGTTTGATACGCAGGGTAGCTGGGGCGATGTTCGCACCGGTGATGGTGCCGCTGCTCCACGTTATATTGAAGTACGGCTGTCCAAATTTGCGCAGGACGCCATCTACAACGACAAAACCACGGAGTGGCAACTGTCTTATGATGGTCGCAAACGAGAGCCCATAACTCTTCCTGTTAAGTTCCCACTGTTGCTGGCGCAGGGTGTTGAGGGAATTGCCGTTGGCCTGTCGACAAAGATACTGCCTCACAACTTCAATGAACTCATTGATGCGTCTATAAACATCCTTAAAGATAAACCCGTATCGCTCTTTCCTGATTTTCAGACAGGAGGCCTGATCGATGTCAGCAACTACAACGATGGGCACCGGGGCGGCAAAGTCCGGGTGCGGGCCAAAATTGAAGAAGTCGATAAAAAAATACTCGCCATTCGTGACGTTCCCTATGGTGTGACAACTTCCCAGTTGATCGACTCGATTGTTAAAGCGGCTGAGTTAGGGAAAATCCGCATCAAGGCACCCAGTCGCAATGTGGCAGCCGTTGTCGACAACACCGCTAAAGACGTCGAGATACTGGTTCATTTACAGCCCGGTGTTTCGCCCGATGTGACCATCGACGCATTATATGCCTTTACCGACTGTGAAGTCTCTATTTCGCCGAATGCCTGCGTTATCATCGGCGATAAGCCGCATTTTGTTAGTGTAACGGACATTCTTCGGGTCAACACGCATCAAACGGTGCATTTGCTGCAACGTGAGCTTGAGATCCGGCGTAGTGAATTGATGGAGCGCTTGCTGTATAGCTCGCTGGAAAAGATATTCATCGAAAACCGGATTTATCGTAAAATTGAGGAGTGCGAAACCTTTGAGGCTGTGCTTGAAGCGATAGACAAGGCGCTTAAGCCGCACAAGAAGCTATTTTATCGCGTCATCACCCAGGACGACCTTATCCGGTTGACGGAAATCAAAATTAAACGGATTTCAAAATACGATGGGTTCAAGGCCGAAGAGCTGATGCGTCGGCTGGAGCAGGAGCTGGCCGAAACGGAGGATAACCTGGCCAACATCACACGGTTTGCTATTGCCTATTATAAAGACCTGCAAAAAAAATACGGCAAAGGCCGCGAGCGCAAAACGGAAATCCGGGCGTTCAACACCATTGCCGCCAGTGTGGTAGCCGCTGCCAACCAAAAGCTGTATGTTGACCGCGAAGGTGGATTTATTGGCTATGGATTGAAAAAAGATGAATACGTCAGCGATTGCTCCGATATCGACGATATCATTATTTTCCGGCGTGATGGAAAGTGTATGGTCGTTAAAATTGCGGAGAAAGTATTTGTCGGCAAGGATATTGTATATGTTTCGGTGTTCAAGAAGAACGACGAGCGGAAGATTTACAACCTGGTTTATTTGGATGGAAAATCCGGTATATCCATGGCCAAGCGTTTTCCGGTTACGGGTGTCACGCGTGATCGGGAGTACGACCTGACAATGGGTAATCCGAAATCCAAGCTAACCTACTTTAGTGCCAATGATAATGGAGAGGCTGAGGTTATTACGATAAATCTGACGGCTCAATGCACCGCGAAGATCAAACAATTTGACTTCGATTTTGCATCGGTTGGTATCAAAAACCGGTCGGCTCAGGGAAATATTTTAACCAAGTACCCCGTTCGGAAAATAACCCAGAAATCGGGTGGTGTATCTACCCTGGGCGGTGTAGACATCTGGTATGATGAGCACCTCGGACGGCTTAATCGGGATGAGCGCGGTCGACTATTGGGTAACTTCGATGCGAAAGACTGTATACTGGTCGTTTACAAAGACGGTCTGTATGAATTGACGAGTTTCGACCTGACCAATCGGTACGAGCCTAACGAGATCGCTATTCTGGTCAAGTTCGAACCCGATACGGTTTTGTCGGCTGTGTATTACGAAGCTAACCAGAAGGCCTGGTATGTGAAGCGCTTTAAAGTTGAGACAACGACTATCGATAAGAAGTTTAATTTCATTGGCGACGTAAAAGGATCGAAGAATCTGGCTGTAACCGCCGATCGATATCCCCGAATCGAGATCACCCATCAGGTGAAAGACCGGGGGCCACTTGAAAAGATGGTGCTGGAGCCGGAGGGTTTTATTGATATACGTGGCTGGAAAGCACTGGGTAAAATTCTACCTTTTGCCAAAGTCAAAGACGTTAAATTGCTGGCACCAAAGGTTGTTAAAGAACCGGTTTCTCCTGAACTGATTATTGTTACTGATCCTGTAACTGCTCCGGAGGCTGAAGAGAAAGAGTCGATACAGTTGGGCTTATTCTCTTAA
- a CDS encoding short-chain dehydrogenase/reductase SDR (PFAM: short-chain dehydrogenase/reductase SDR; KR domain protein; NAD-dependent epimerase/dehydratase~KEGG: mxa:MXAN_6211 short chain dehydrogenase/reductase family oxidoreductase), translated as MAKVILITGASTGLGYSIAGYLAQRGHVVYGTSRQAGLSTGSFRMLSMDVGDPQSVQQAVDQIMQQEGRLDVLVNNAGLGIAAPVELMSLSDVQRVFDTNVLGVIRMVQAALPIMRRQQSGLIINISSIAAEAGLPYRGAYSASKAAVERLTEALRLELAPFGVQACSVQPGGTKTDINKNRLRASIEADSVYKSTFDRTYELIDQSVSEGIESAVFGPLLDSIINSSQVKRLYRVGKPLEKFSVLLKRVLPTTLYERMIRNHYEM; from the coding sequence ATGGCAAAAGTTATATTAATTACTGGTGCGTCGACCGGTTTAGGGTACTCAATAGCTGGCTATTTAGCCCAGCGTGGGCACGTTGTTTATGGTACGTCACGTCAGGCGGGTTTGTCGACAGGATCGTTCAGAATGCTGTCAATGGATGTTGGCGACCCTCAGAGCGTTCAGCAAGCTGTTGATCAGATCATGCAGCAGGAAGGCCGTTTGGATGTGCTGGTTAACAATGCAGGTTTGGGCATTGCCGCCCCGGTCGAGTTAATGTCCCTTTCGGATGTACAACGGGTTTTTGATACCAACGTCCTTGGCGTAATTCGGATGGTACAGGCTGCCTTGCCAATCATGCGCCGACAGCAGTCGGGCCTGATTATTAATATAAGCTCCATAGCGGCTGAGGCAGGCTTACCGTACCGGGGTGCCTACAGTGCCAGCAAGGCTGCCGTCGAACGATTGACCGAAGCACTTCGCCTGGAGCTTGCTCCCTTTGGGGTTCAGGCGTGTTCCGTTCAGCCGGGCGGAACAAAAACAGACATCAACAAAAATCGACTGCGGGCTTCTATAGAAGCAGATAGTGTCTATAAATCGACTTTCGACCGAACGTATGAGTTGATCGATCAGAGTGTCAGCGAAGGTATTGAGTCTGCCGTATTCGGTCCTTTGCTCGATTCTATTATTAACTCGTCGCAGGTGAAACGCCTATACCGGGTTGGCAAACCGCTGGAAAAATTCTCGGTGCTGTTAAAGCGCGTATTACCCACCACCCTCTACGAACGCATGATTCGCAATCATTACGAAATGTAA
- a CDS encoding hydrolase, TatD family (TIGRFAM: hydrolase, TatD family~PFAM: TatD-related deoxyribonuclease~KEGG: vfi:VF_0052 DNase, TatD family), with protein sequence MILIDTHAHIYDSQFEEDREAMLHQAQQEQISQIWMPNCARETIPGLMALAEQYPDRCLPMMGLHPAYVNDTVEEELAAVEEALNRNAFMAVGEIGLDFYWDMTYVDQQFAAFETQLRWAAEQQLPVSMHTRSGHDRNAFAEAADLIEKLALPGLTGIFHCFVGMLDEASRAVDLGFKLGIGGVATFKNGGLDKVLPHIGLEHLVLETDAPYLAPVPYRGKRNEPAYIRLVAQRVADLKQINIDDVARHTTANALSLLPALYANLLPG encoded by the coding sequence ATGATTTTAATCGACACCCACGCTCACATATATGACTCCCAGTTTGAAGAAGACAGGGAGGCAATGCTTCATCAGGCGCAGCAAGAGCAGATCAGTCAAATCTGGATGCCGAATTGTGCCCGAGAAACCATACCCGGCCTAATGGCTCTGGCCGAACAATACCCCGACCGGTGCCTGCCCATGATGGGGTTGCATCCGGCTTATGTTAACGACACCGTTGAGGAAGAACTGGCGGCTGTTGAGGAGGCTCTCAACCGAAATGCCTTCATGGCCGTGGGCGAGATCGGTCTGGATTTCTATTGGGATATGACTTATGTCGATCAGCAGTTTGCTGCCTTTGAAACCCAACTCCGATGGGCCGCTGAACAGCAGTTGCCGGTATCCATGCACACCCGTTCGGGTCATGACCGAAATGCGTTTGCCGAAGCGGCTGACCTGATCGAAAAACTGGCTCTTCCGGGATTGACCGGCATCTTTCATTGCTTTGTCGGAATGCTGGACGAAGCCAGCCGGGCCGTTGACCTTGGCTTTAAGTTAGGCATTGGCGGGGTGGCTACCTTCAAAAATGGCGGATTGGACAAGGTTCTCCCGCACATCGGTCTGGAGCATCTCGTCCTCGAAACCGACGCACCCTATCTGGCGCCGGTGCCTTACCGTGGGAAACGCAACGAACCGGCTTACATCCGGCTGGTAGCCCAGCGAGTGGCCGACCTCAAGCAAATCAATATCGACGATGTAGCCCGGCACACAACCGCTAACGCCCTTTCGCTGCTACCGGCCTTGTACGCCAATCTTTTACCAGGATAG
- a CDS encoding L-asparaginase, type I (KEGG: hypothetical protein ; K01424 L-asparaginase~TIGRFAM: L-asparaginase, type I~PFAM: Asparaginase/glutaminase), with the protein MPYKTVHISPVSPRQSRASVLVIYTGGTFGMIYDPKANGLIPFDFDRVLDRVPELDRLDFDITILTLHEVIDSSNMKPAIWVELAKIIQDTYDEYDSFVILHGTDTMSYTASALSFMLVGLNKPVILTGAQLPIGVARSDARENFITALEIAAAVDTAAVDTAAVDSAAVDGGGGLAPAKGIPLVPEVCLYFNSLLLRGNRSTKQESVQFNAFISENYPHLATAGVSIDYNRLFIRPYQPGQQLSLRTTLDPNITILKLFPGITQPVVESIVNIPDLRAVVLETFGAGNAPTDSWFLDTIKRAIDRGVVFFNVSQCEGGRVTQGQYQTSKQLLQIGVVSGTDITTEAAVTKLMVLLGQEHDPAKLRVLLTQSISGEMSE; encoded by the coding sequence ATGCCTTATAAAACCGTTCACATAAGCCCTGTTTCACCCCGGCAGTCGCGGGCGTCGGTGCTGGTCATTTATACCGGCGGCACCTTCGGAATGATTTACGACCCCAAAGCCAACGGACTGATTCCCTTTGATTTTGACCGGGTACTGGATCGCGTGCCTGAGTTGGATCGGCTCGATTTCGATATTACGATTCTTACTCTGCATGAAGTCATTGATTCCTCGAACATGAAACCTGCCATCTGGGTCGAATTGGCAAAGATCATTCAGGATACCTACGACGAGTACGATAGTTTTGTCATTCTGCACGGCACCGACACCATGTCCTACACGGCATCGGCCTTAAGCTTTATGCTGGTTGGGCTGAACAAGCCGGTTATTCTGACCGGGGCTCAACTACCAATCGGTGTGGCCCGCAGCGACGCCCGCGAAAACTTCATCACCGCCCTCGAAATTGCTGCCGCAGTGGATACTGCCGCAGTGGATACTGCCGCAGTGGACTCGGCCGCCGTGGATGGGGGTGGGGGACTGGCCCCTGCCAAGGGGATTCCCCTTGTTCCGGAAGTGTGTTTGTATTTCAATTCGTTACTGCTGCGGGGCAACCGGTCTACCAAGCAGGAAAGTGTTCAGTTTAACGCCTTTATCTCCGAAAATTATCCACATCTGGCCACGGCAGGAGTAAGCATTGATTATAACCGATTGTTTATTCGACCTTATCAGCCCGGTCAGCAATTGAGCCTGCGCACCACGCTCGATCCGAACATAACCATTCTTAAACTCTTTCCGGGGATTACACAGCCGGTAGTTGAGTCGATTGTGAACATCCCGGATCTGCGGGCGGTGGTTCTGGAAACGTTTGGGGCTGGTAACGCTCCGACTGATAGCTGGTTTCTGGATACGATCAAACGGGCTATTGACCGGGGAGTGGTATTTTTTAACGTGTCGCAGTGCGAAGGCGGGCGTGTAACCCAGGGTCAGTACCAGACCAGTAAACAGCTGCTGCAAATTGGTGTAGTAAGTGGGACCGATATAACAACCGAAGCCGCCGTTACCAAACTGATGGTTTTGCTCGGTCAAGAACATGACCCGGCGAAACTGCGCGTGCTTCTGACTCAGTCGATTAGTGGCGAAATGAGTGAATAA
- a CDS encoding D-isomer specific 2-hydroxyacid dehydrogenase NAD-binding protein (PFAM: D-isomer specific 2-hydroxyacid dehydrogenase NAD-binding~KEGG: scl:sce5485 putative dehydrogenase), which produces MQLFVNPALNDTLKDSLLQQLPAGITAVFKQDLPEEDQQAAFRSADFILGNPPAAWFTEPLPALKFWQLDSAGFDGYKQVQLQTAIANMGDYFARPCAETMLAGILAVYRCIPELTLLQSRSEWVGAPIRSHTNLLSHKRVIVLGTGTIGQAVRQMLTGFSCTIKMLARTDPHADLHSVEELIAELPQTDIVINCLPGTAKGFVSEEVIKAMRPGSLYANVGRGTTTDEPALIKALQTGHLGGAVLDVTDKEPLPTDSPLWTMSNVLLTQHTGGGQPDEDAGKVVQFLENLARFQAGEPLKDAVELERGY; this is translated from the coding sequence ATGCAACTCTTCGTCAACCCCGCTCTCAACGATACCCTTAAAGACAGCTTACTGCAACAGCTTCCGGCCGGTATAACCGCTGTCTTCAAACAGGACTTGCCCGAAGAAGACCAGCAGGCAGCTTTCCGGTCGGCCGATTTTATTCTGGGCAATCCACCTGCCGCCTGGTTTACTGAACCGCTACCTGCTCTGAAATTCTGGCAACTCGACTCCGCCGGTTTTGATGGCTATAAACAGGTGCAACTTCAGACCGCTATTGCCAACATGGGCGATTACTTTGCCCGACCTTGTGCCGAAACCATGTTGGCCGGTATTCTGGCAGTTTACCGCTGTATTCCAGAACTGACACTGCTACAAAGTCGTTCGGAGTGGGTTGGTGCTCCCATTCGTTCCCATACCAACCTGTTATCGCACAAGCGGGTCATTGTTCTGGGAACCGGTACGATCGGGCAGGCGGTCCGGCAAATGCTTACGGGCTTTTCGTGTACCATTAAAATGCTGGCCCGCACCGATCCCCATGCGGATTTACATTCCGTCGAGGAGCTAATAGCCGAACTGCCCCAGACCGATATTGTCATTAACTGCCTGCCCGGAACAGCCAAAGGATTTGTCTCTGAAGAGGTAATCAAGGCCATGCGTCCCGGTAGTTTATACGCTAACGTTGGCCGGGGAACTACCACTGACGAACCGGCTTTAATCAAGGCCTTGCAAACGGGTCATCTTGGTGGGGCTGTACTGGATGTAACCGACAAGGAGCCTTTACCAACAGACAGCCCGTTGTGGACGATGTCAAACGTGTTATTAACACAGCATACCGGTGGAGGACAGCCGGACGAAGACGCGGGTAAAGTGGTTCAGTTTCTCGAAAATCTGGCCCGTTTTCAGGCCGGTGAACCGTTGAAAGACGCCGTTGAACTGGAACGAGGCTACTAG
- a CDS encoding Acetyl xylan esterase (PFAM: Acetyl xylan esterase~KEGG: mlo:mlr6993 acetyl xylan esterase) has product MNEQICNLSSMKKLLLPGLLLIWVQIGLAQPVERLVKVLVTPDHADWLYKTGEPVKFNISVYRNNVLLRGAKLRYEIGPEKMEPTKKETVTLKEGTLALDGGTMKTAGFLRCIATVELDGKEYRGLTTAGFDPLTIKPTVTYPADFKAFWDKAKADLAKVPIDARMTLLPERCTELTNVYQLNLQNINNSRFYGILCIPKKEGKYPAILRVPGAGVRPYGGMIAEADKGFITLEVGIHGVPVTMDPAVYDNLSRGPLNGYQAANLDDKDRYYYKRVYLGCVRAVDFLASMPQYDGQNMAVTGGSQGGALSIVTAGLDSRIKWLGAYYPALSDMTGYLNGRAGGWPHLFAGDNLAYNNKPDRIKTVGYYDVVNFARQVNVPGYYSWGFNDETCPPTSMYSAYNVIPGPKNLDTLFLDTGHWTYPEQTEKMTNWLLGQLKGQK; this is encoded by the coding sequence ATGAACGAACAAATCTGCAATCTATCATCCATGAAAAAACTACTACTGCCCGGCCTGCTCCTGATTTGGGTTCAGATTGGGCTGGCTCAGCCTGTCGAACGGCTCGTTAAAGTCCTCGTTACGCCCGATCATGCCGACTGGCTCTATAAAACCGGCGAACCGGTCAAATTCAATATTTCAGTTTACCGGAACAACGTACTGCTTCGGGGCGCTAAACTTCGGTACGAGATCGGACCGGAGAAAATGGAGCCGACCAAAAAGGAAACCGTCACGCTAAAAGAGGGCACCCTCGCGCTGGATGGCGGGACAATGAAAACCGCCGGTTTCCTGCGCTGCATTGCCACCGTTGAACTCGACGGAAAAGAGTACCGGGGGTTAACGACGGCTGGCTTCGACCCATTGACCATTAAACCAACGGTGACCTATCCAGCCGACTTTAAGGCCTTCTGGGATAAAGCGAAGGCCGATCTGGCGAAAGTGCCTATAGATGCCCGGATGACGCTCCTGCCGGAACGGTGTACCGAGCTGACGAACGTTTATCAGCTCAACTTGCAGAATATCAACAACTCGCGCTTTTACGGGATTTTGTGCATTCCAAAAAAAGAAGGTAAATACCCGGCTATACTTCGGGTTCCGGGCGCTGGTGTTCGTCCCTACGGGGGTATGATTGCCGAAGCAGACAAAGGATTTATTACACTGGAAGTGGGTATTCATGGCGTTCCTGTAACCATGGACCCCGCCGTGTACGATAACCTGAGCCGAGGGCCGCTGAATGGCTACCAGGCGGCCAATCTGGATGATAAAGACCGGTATTATTACAAACGGGTTTATCTGGGTTGTGTACGGGCGGTAGATTTCCTGGCGAGTATGCCGCAGTATGACGGTCAGAATATGGCGGTTACGGGCGGAAGTCAGGGCGGAGCCCTCAGTATCGTTACGGCTGGCCTGGATTCCAGAATCAAGTGGTTGGGCGCCTATTACCCCGCCCTGAGCGATATGACCGGCTACCTCAACGGACGCGCCGGTGGCTGGCCGCATCTGTTCGCTGGCGATAACCTGGCCTATAACAACAAACCCGACCGGATCAAAACCGTCGGTTATTACGATGTGGTCAATTTTGCACGGCAGGTAAACGTGCCGGGTTACTACTCGTGGGGGTTCAACGACGAAACCTGTCCGCCCACGTCCATGTATTCCGCTTATAACGTCATTCCCGGCCCCAAAAACCTGGACACCCTGTTTCTTGATACCGGCCACTGGACCTATCCAGAGCAAACCGAAAAAATGACCAACTGGCTGCTTGGTCAGTTAAAAGGCCAGAAGTAA
- a CDS encoding transcriptional coactivator/pterin dehydratase (PFAM: transcriptional coactivator/pterin dehydratase~KEGG: rpt:Rpal_0408 transcriptional coactivator/pterin dehydratase) codes for MWREQNNQLTRDFQFTDFSEAFAFMTRVALIAEKMDHHPWWSNVYNQVTIKLSTHDAGNTVTEKDRTLAGAIDALIH; via the coding sequence ATGTGGCGGGAACAGAATAACCAACTCACGCGTGATTTTCAGTTTACGGATTTTAGTGAAGCCTTTGCTTTCATGACCCGTGTGGCACTCATTGCCGAGAAAATGGATCACCATCCCTGGTGGTCGAACGTGTATAATCAGGTCACTATCAAATTGTCGACCCACGATGCCGGGAATACGGTGACTGAAAAAGATCGTACGCTGGCAGGAGCCATTGATGCGTTGATCCATTAG